From Lytechinus pictus isolate F3 Inbred chromosome 6, Lp3.0, whole genome shotgun sequence, the proteins below share one genomic window:
- the LOC129263730 gene encoding prenylcysteine oxidase 1-like, producing MSPIPYWSILAFIFCTYVGSLSYSLQTLESVENLREQRSPVKIAIVGGGIGGTSNAFFLRDLFGEDAAITLFEKGTIGGRLATVSIAGAQYEMGGSIVHPRNLYMKQFLQDFGLKERETKGTDGTLGIFNGEEFIFKSSRYSILTLIKMLWRYGFDIFRLNWTIDKVLDKFARIYDFQDGGQSFTDIEGIMNAMGGEEFIGWLRKPLGVVLREEGFSERFIQELAAIATRANYGQNLDMMGFAGMVSLAGAMPGLWSIEGGNKRVPQQLLQRSGATLMQSQVQSVERVTGKSAEKPIFRVTWNEPAKGDQSIVFDIVMIASPIEDNLSGIAFSGFDHPITANFTGDYRHTVASFIEGHQRPSTFGVSPKGQLPGSIFTNAEVPLNIRTLAKNYPVDYNPETFNASRQVYKIFSTGVLNDTQMDSLFESYSEATHHDWLAYPYYHERNTFPGFVLSEGLFYPNAIEWAASAMEMAVIGSRNSAILAYHYWHGESPKGKVGTSRIRQEL from the exons ATGTCACCAATACCATATTGGTCTATTTTAGCGTTCATTTTCTGTACCTATGTGGGCTCATTGTCGTACTCTTTACAGACACTTGAAAGTGTTGAAAATCTTAGGGAACAACGAAGTCCCGTGAAAATTG CAATTGTTGGAGGAGGCATTGGTGGTACATCTAATGCGTTCTTCCTTCGAGATCTATTCGGTGAAGATGCTGCCATCACTCTCTTCGAGAAGGGTACAATCGGGGGTCGCCTAGCAACCGTCTCCATTGCCGGTGCCCAGTACGAGATGGGCGGATCAATCGTCCATCCGCGCAATCTCTACATGAAACAATTTTTGCAAGATTTTG GactgaaagagagagaaaccAAAGGAACGGATGGTACACTGGGCATCTTCAATGGAGAGGAATTCATATTTAAATCCAGCCGATATTCCATATTAACACTTATAAAGATGCTATGGCGATATGGATTTGATATCTTTCGGCTGAATTGGACCATCGATAAAGTACTTGACAAATTTGCAAG GATATATGATTTCCAAGATGGCGGACAATCTTTCACTGACATCGAGGGCATCATGAATGCTATGGGAGGGGAGGAGTTCATAGGATGGCTTCGTAAGCCCCTTGGTGTTGTCCTCAGAGAAGAAGGCTTCTCAGAAAGATTTATCCAAGAGCTGGCTGCCATAGCGACGAGAGCGAACTATGGTCAGAACCTGGATATGATGGGGTTTGCAG GTATGGTGTCCCTGGCTGGTGCTATGCCTGGTTTATGGTCTATCGAGGGTGGTAATAAGCGTGTTCCTCAACAACTCCTTCAAAGATCTGGCGCAACGCTAATGCAGTCTCAGGTACAATCTGTTGAGCGTGTAACTGGTAAGTCTGCAGAAAAGCCAATCTTCAGAGTCACATGGAACGAGCCTGCCAAAGGTGACCAGAGCATTGTCTTTGACATTGTCATGATTGCTTCACCCATTGAGGACAATCTCTCAGGTATCGCTTTCAGTGGCTTTGATCATCCAATCACTGCCAACTTCACAGGAGATTACCGTCACACAGTTGCCTCTTTTATCGAGGGGCATCAGCGACCATCAACCTTTGGAGTCTCGCCCAAAGGCCAACTCCCGGGCTCGATTTTCACGAACGCAGAAGTGCCTCTGAACATCCGGACCCTTGCCAAGAACTACCCTGTTGACTACAACCCAGAGACGTTCAACGCATCAAGACAAGTCTACAAGATCTTCTCCACTGGTGTCCTCAACGATACGCAAATGGATTCGTTGTTCGAGTCATATTCGGAAGCAACCCACCATGATTGGTTAGCGTATCCCTACTACCATGAGCGTAATACATTCCCTGGCTTTGTCTTATCAGAAGGGTTGTTTTACCCCAATGCTATTGAATGGGCCGCTAGTGCCATGGAGATGGCAGTTATAGGAAGCCGGAACAGTGCCATATTGGCTTACCATTATTGGCATGGGGAATCCCCCAAAGGGAAAGTGGGAACCTCTAGAATTAGGCAAGAATTATGA